One Solanum lycopersicum chromosome 4, SLM_r2.1 DNA window includes the following coding sequences:
- the LOC101246044 gene encoding pentatricopeptide repeat-containing protein At1g08610, with the protein MATLVPKLMTGTPTLHIQNSSSSQIDLQTGSSQSLLIKTPAILLRHSFRGNFSDQSSLQWHGVLGSGKTGSILSCNKQGSVCLDRVKEGTNGSLNGDVEKISNEQFKKLSSSLRLTLDGPLVENDETTNNKILRSFCSHGKLLEASKLVDLMSRRYQIPDYPSCINLIRGLVNVGQTDKAVNVLQTMVMSGGTPDIITYNMLISGLCRKGLLNSAIDFLDYMSLSGCLPNVITYNTILRAMFDRNKYDQGIQFWKDQLRKGCPPYQITSTILVELVCKHCGVIRALEVMEDLAVEGCSPDLVTYNSMVNFSCKQGNFEDSALLIYNLLSHGLEPNAVTYNTLLHSFSTYACWDGVDEILSIMNESSHPPSVVTYNILINCLCKHGLLDRAIDFFTQMVSENCTPDIITYNTLLRALCKEAMVEEAIQIVHCLGDSSCSPSIITYNIVIDGLAKLGFMEKAMDLYHQMRKHGTCPDDVTYRCLIWGFCRADLIEEAVELLKEMGNSRHRVRDNCYRFIIHRLCQNGKLDSAKKVLKMMISSCHKLKSTVYSNIIAGIAGAGMNEAAMELCEKLKEWKILKE; encoded by the coding sequence ATGGCTACACTTGTGCCGAAACTGATGACTGGAACTCCTACCCTACATATACAGAACTCAAGCTCCAGCCAGATAGACCTCCAAACTGGAAGTAGTCAATCCTTGCTAATAAAAACTCCAGCAATTCTGTTAAGACATTCATTCAGAGGTAACTTTAGTGATCAATCTTCTCTGCAATGGCATGGAGTTCTTGGTTCAGGAAAAACTGGTTCCATATTATCCTGTAACAAGCAGGGAAGTGTCTGTCTTGATAGAGTTAAAGAGGGTACTAATGGGAGCTTAAATGGAGATGTTGAGAAGATATCAAATGAACAGTTTAAGAAACTTTCTAGTTCCTTAAGGTTGACTTTAGATGGACCATTGGTTGAAAATGATGAGACAACTAACAACAAAATCCTTAGAAGTTTTTGCAGTCATGGAAAATTGCTTGAAGCATCAAAATTAGTTGACCTGATGTCTCGTCGATACCAAATTCCAGACTATCCTTCCTGCATAAACTTGATTAGGGGCCTCGTCAATGTTGGACAGACCGACAAAGCAGTGAATGTTCTACAAACCATGGTTATGTCTGGTGGGACTCCAGATATTATCACATATAATATGTTAATCAGTGGTCTCTGTAGAAAAGGGCTTTTGAACTCTGCCATTGATTTCTTGGACTACATGAGCTTGAGTGGTTGCCTTCCCAATGTTATCACTTATAATACTATACTGCGTGCGATGTTTGACCGTAATAAATATGATCAAGGAATTCAGTTTTGGAAGGATCAGTTAAGAAAAGGATGCCCTCCTTATCAGATCACCAGTACAATTCTTGTTGAATTAGTCTGCAAACATTGTGGTGTTATACGTGCCCTTGAGGTAATGGAGGACTTGGCAGTTGAGGGATGTTCTCCAGATCTCGTGACCTACAATTCCATGGTAAATTTTTCTTGTAAGCAAGGGAACTTTGAAGATTCAGCTTTACTAATCTATAATCTTCTATCGCATGGCCTTGAGCCCAATGCTGTGACTTACAATACTCTTCTCCATTCCTTTTCTACCTATGCATGTTGGGACGGAGTAGATGAGATTCTTTCCATTATGAATGAAAGTTCACATCCTCCTAGTGTTGTGACTTACAATATTTTAATCAATTGTTTGTGCAAGCATGGGCTTCTGGATCGTGCAATTGACTTTTTCACTCAGATGGTCTCTGAAAACTGTACACCTGATataatcacatataatacaCTTCTACGTGCTCTTTGTAAGGAGGCAATGGTGGAAGAGGCCATCCAAATTGTTCATTGTTTAGGTGATAGCAGTTGTTCTCCTAGTATAATCACTTACAACATAGTCATTGATGGCCTTGCGAAGCTTGGTTTTATGGAGAAGGCTATGGATTTATACCATCAAATGAGAAAGCATGGGACTTGTCCTGATGATGTTACATATAGATGTCTAATTTGGGGATTCTGTCGAGCTGATCTTATTGAAGAAGCTGTGGAGTTACTAAAAGAGATGGGTAATAGCAGACACAGGGTCAGAGATAATTGTTACAGGTTTATTATTCACAGATTATGTCAAAATGGTAAACTGGACTCTGCAAAAAAGGTGCTGAAAATGATGATATCAAGTTGCCACAAGCTTAAGTCAACCGTATATTCCAATATAATTGCAGGGATAGCTGGTGCGGGTATGAATGAAGCAGCTATGGAATTGTGTGAGAAGTTGAAGGAATGGAAAATTCTCAaggaatag
- the LOC101246042 gene encoding pentatricopeptide repeat-containing protein At3g04760, chloroplastic, which translates to MTRIILPHQCPFFSNNLKPKSESSKHNFVVRCSISNEESRVNIRNPQRVKISSENRGSHDMKVLNWSCKVGKYDETLYLLECKVKSGYKPDVILCTKLIKGFFNSKNSDKGVKVMQILEQFGEPDVFAYNALVSGFCKMNKIEEANKVLNRMKTHGFPPDSVTYNILIGSLCDRGKLGSALMLLDQLKEEHNCKPTVITYTILIEATILEGGIHEAMKLLDEMLSIGLQPDMYTYNAIIRGMCREKMMDQAYEFVRSLPSKGCKPDVISYNILLRALLHHRGKWSDGEKLMNEMLCAGCEPNVVTYSILMSALCRDGKLDEAINLLKIMVDKGLTPDTFTYDPLISAFCKGGRLDMAIKFLDYMITNGCLPDIVNYNTILSTMCKKGKADEAMEVFEKLAEIGCPPDVSTYNTLMSALWNNGGRARALKMVSEMIEKGVDPDEITYNALISCLCRDGMVNEALDLLGDMEGNGFPPTVITYNILLLGLCKAHRVVEAIEVLAEMVEKGCRPNETTYILLIEGIGFSGRRVQAMEMATAIYHKNAISKESLQRLRKTFQVPDVYSKDITTILEIRK; encoded by the coding sequence ATGACGAGGATTATTCTTCCTcatcaatgtccctttttctCCAATAATTTGAAGCCAAAAAGTGAATCTTCAAAGCATAATTTTGTTGTAAGATGTAGTATTAGCAATGAGGAGAGTAGAGTAAATATTAGAAATCCTCAAAGGGTGAAAATTTCTAGTGAAAATAGAGGTTCACATGATATGAAAGTGTTAAATTGGTCATGTAAAGTAGGCAAATATGATGAAACATTGTATTTACTTGAATGTAAGGTGAAGAGTGGTTATAAACCTGATGTGATTCTGTGTACAAAGCTGATTAAGGGGTTTTTCAACTCGAAAAATTCGGATAAAGGGGTGAAAGTAATGCAAATTCTGGAGCAGTTTGGTGAACCAGATGTGTTTGCATATAATGCACTTGTAAGTGGATTTTGCAAAATGAACAAGATTGAAGAAGCTAATAAGGTGTTGAATAGGATGAAAACTCATGGATTTCCTCCGGATTCTGTTACGTATAATATCTTGATAGGTAGTCTTTGTGATAGAGGGAAACTAGGATCAGCATTGATGTTGTTGGATCAGTTGAAAGAAGAACACAATTGTAAGCCTACTGTTATTACTTACACAATCTTGATAGAGGCAACGATACTTGAAGGCGGAATTCATGAAGCAATGAAGCTTCTTGATGAGATGTTATCGATAGGGCTTCAACCTGATATGTACACTTATAATGCAATTATCAGGGGAATGTGTAGAGAAAAGATGATGGATCAAGCCTACGAGTTCGTTAGGAGCTTGCCATCTAAGGGTTGTAAGCCTGATGTGATTTCCTACAACATTTTGTTAAGGGCATTGTTGCATCATAGAGGGAAATGGAGTGATGGGGAGAAGCTAATGAATGAGATGTTATGTGCAGGATGTGAACCAAATGTTGTTACTTACAGCATATTGATGAGTGCTTTATGTAGAGATGGGAAATTAGACGAAGCGATTAACTTGTTAAAGATAATGGTTGATAAAGGATTAACACCTGATACATTTACTTATGATCCATTGATTTCTGCATTTTGCAAAGGAGGGAGATTGGATATGGCTATTAAGTTCTTGGATTACATGATCACGAACGGATGCTTGCCTGATATAGTGAACTATAACACTATACTTTCTACAATGTGTAAGAAGGGGAAAGCTGATGAGGCAATGGAAGTGTTTGAGAAGCTCGCGGAAATAGGATGTCCTCCTGATGTAAGCACTTATAATACATTGATGAGCGCGTTATGGAATAATGGAGGGAGAGCTAGGGCCTTGAAAATGGTATCAGAGATGATAGAAAAAGGCGTTGATCCTGATGAGATAACTTATAATGCattgatttcatgtttatgtCGAGATGGGATGGTAAATGAAGCACTTGATTTGTTAGGAGATATGGAAGGGAATGGTTTTCCACCTACTGTTATAACTTATAACATTCTTCTTCTTGGACTATGCAAAGCTCATAGAGTTGTTGAGGCAATTGAAGTTCTAGCAGAGATGGTAGAAAAGGGGTGTCGTCCAAATGAAACAACGTATATTCTGTTGATTGAAGGTATTGGTTTTTCAGGACGGAGAGTTCAAGCAATGGAGATGGCTACCGCGATTTATCATAAGAATGCTATCTCAAAAGAATCACTTCAACGTTTGAGGAAAACCTTTCAAGTACCTGATGTCTATAGTAAAGATATTACTACTATCTTAGAAATCAGAAAGTAG